One part of the Hydra vulgaris chromosome 01, alternate assembly HydraT2T_AEP genome encodes these proteins:
- the LOC124810491 gene encoding putative nuclease HARBI1 isoform X2 gives MDLIFSDEDLDFEVAENELRHRLPREFNGRSFNEDVSDNVFREQYRVPRAVLDFLETRLKDDLQHYTKRNKSISVRFQIMVFLHFIGTNVFFHVLRDCHGISTNTIYRIIHSVGEAIFNIRQEIIKWPNDCSTLPQKFMEIGGFPCVCGVLDGSHILLSNPPQADEDSLINRHHVHSINAMAVCGPDTSIFYASTNSPGRWHDAHVLRNCNLWNKFEIGELPFNGAVILADSAYPCREWLIPPFPGDPDGAQKRFNIAQRKTRNIIERCFGIVKNRFYALKTGIRLHKVEDASKLIMCGFVIHNLCIRHGDNGNDFEEREEEQADENLAQENQNDRALNRRLQLLNYFT, from the exons atggatttaattttttcggATGAAGATTTAGATTTCGAAGTTGCAGAAAATGAGCTTCGCCACCGATTGCCTCGAGAG TTTAATGGTCGCTCTTTTAACGAAGATGTTTCTGACAACGTTTTTCGAGAGCAGTATCGAGTCCCAAGAGCTgtattagattttttagaaaCTAGGCTTAAAGATGATTTGCAACATTATACTAAGCGAAATAAAAGCATTTCAGTACGTTTCCAGATAATGgtatttcttcattttattggcacaaatgttttttttcatgttctCAGAGACTGTCATGGAATCTCTACCAACACAATTTATCGTATTATACACAGTGTAGGAGAAGCTATTTTCAAT ATTCGACAAGAGATCATAAAGTGGCCCAATGATTGCTCCACTCTTCCACAGAAGTTCATGGAAATCGGAGGTTTTCCGTGCGTATGTGGTGTCCTGGATGGATCTCATATACTCCTTTCTAACCCTCCTCAAGCAGATGAAGATTCTCTAATCAATCGCCATCATGTCCATAGCATAAATGCAATGGCAGTATGTGGACCCGACACATCCATATTTTATGCATCGACCAACAGTCCAGGAAGGTGGCATGATGCACAT GTTCTAAGAAATTGCAACCTATGGAACAAGTTTGAAATTGGAGAGCTTCCATTTAATGGAGCTGTAATTTTGGCTGACTCTGCGTACCCATGTCGAGAATGGTTAATTCCACCTTTTCCCGGTGATCCAGACGGAGCTCAAAAACGTTTCAACATAGCACAGAGAAAAACTAGAAACATAATTGAGCGATGTTTTGGAATTGTCAAAAACAGGTTTTATGCTTTGAAAACTGGAATTCGTTTGCATAAGGTCGAAGATGCCTCTAAGCTTATCATGTGTGGATTTGTTATCCATAACTTGTGTATTCGACATGGAGACAACGGTAATGACTTTGAAGAACGCGAAGAAGAACAAGCTGATGAAAATCTAGCTCAAGAAAATCAGAATGATAGAGCTTTGAATAGACGATTACAGCTACTTAActactttacttaa
- the LOC136075281 gene encoding uncharacterized protein LOC136075281 isoform X3, translated as MRHRNRIWEDIMSHLNSLGAKIEDINQLRNREWDYLRRATMQKFAKSLKTGAAGRQLTELDNVVLDILDRKSINVSGINVPDFNISFCMTDDALSSTPNQLSTPTATLSSSSKEVNFTLKQSSDTASFISSMSDARIDCMFSPNLDNTTLVGDSRQILLDSIQNKPSMGALKNLKRKQARESLLVDGSFKKLKVSVLGLEKERLEKEQELRVKLLKLGVALRQQQIRKEKALTIYYTTATKLMHEKMQPSNQQHFVNTDTEEILLH; from the exons ATGAGGCATAGAAATAGAATTTGGGAAGACATAATGTcacatttaaatagtttagggGCAAAAATTGAAGATATCAACCAGCTGCGTAATAGAGAGTGGGATTATTTGCGAAGAGCTACAATgcaaaaatttgctaaaagtCTAAAAACAG gtgCTGCAGGGAGACAACTAACAGAATTAGATAATGTTGTCTTAGACATTCTTGACAGGAAGTCAATAAATGTATCTGGAATCAATGTTCCTGATTTTAATATCTCTTTTTGTATGACAGATGATGCATTGTCATCCACTCCCAACCAACTTTCTACTCCCACTGCCACCCTTTCTTCATCAAGTAAAGAAGTAAACTTTACTTTGAAACAATCTTCTGATACAGCTTCTTTTATTTCATCTATGTCTg atgCAAGAATTGATTGTATGTTCTCCCCTAATTTAGACAATACCACTCTTGTTGGTGATAGTCGTCAGATACTTCTAG attcaATTCAAAATAAACCATCAATGGgggcattaaaaaatttaaaaagaaaacaagctAGAGAAAGTCTCTTGGTAGatggaagttttaaaaaattgaaagtaagTGTTTTAGGGTTAGAAAAAGAAAGATTAGAAAAAGAACAAGAGTTAAGagttaaacttttgaaattggGCGTTGCCCTCAGGCAACAGCAAATTCGAAAAGAAAAGGCTTTAACAATATATTACACAACAGCAACAAAGCTAATGCATGAGAAAATGCAACCTTCAAACCAGcaacattttgtaaatacagacacg gagGAAATTCTCTTGCATTAA
- the LOC136075281 gene encoding uncharacterized protein LOC136075281 isoform X1 translates to MLSKELKMLLAIKIRENKEVLLGKLSPSITMRHRNRIWEDIMSHLNSLGAKIEDINQLRNREWDYLRRATMQKFAKSLKTGAAGRQLTELDNVVLDILDRKSINVSGINVPDFNISFCMTDDALSSTPNQLSTPTATLSSSSKEVNFTLKQSSDTASFISSMSDARIDCMFSPNLDNTTLVGDSRQILLDSIQNKPSMGALKNLKRKQARESLLVDGSFKKLKVSVLGLEKERLEKEQELRVKLLKLGVALRQQQIRKEKALTIYYTTATKLMHEKMQPSNQQHFVNTDTEEILLH, encoded by the exons atgctgtctaaagaacttaaaatgTTACTAGCAATAAAGATCAGAGAAAACAAAGAGGTTCTTCTTGGGAAGCTTA GTCCATCTATTACTATGAGGCATAGAAATAGAATTTGGGAAGACATAATGTcacatttaaatagtttagggGCAAAAATTGAAGATATCAACCAGCTGCGTAATAGAGAGTGGGATTATTTGCGAAGAGCTACAATgcaaaaatttgctaaaagtCTAAAAACAG gtgCTGCAGGGAGACAACTAACAGAATTAGATAATGTTGTCTTAGACATTCTTGACAGGAAGTCAATAAATGTATCTGGAATCAATGTTCCTGATTTTAATATCTCTTTTTGTATGACAGATGATGCATTGTCATCCACTCCCAACCAACTTTCTACTCCCACTGCCACCCTTTCTTCATCAAGTAAAGAAGTAAACTTTACTTTGAAACAATCTTCTGATACAGCTTCTTTTATTTCATCTATGTCTg atgCAAGAATTGATTGTATGTTCTCCCCTAATTTAGACAATACCACTCTTGTTGGTGATAGTCGTCAGATACTTCTAG attcaATTCAAAATAAACCATCAATGGgggcattaaaaaatttaaaaagaaaacaagctAGAGAAAGTCTCTTGGTAGatggaagttttaaaaaattgaaagtaagTGTTTTAGGGTTAGAAAAAGAAAGATTAGAAAAAGAACAAGAGTTAAGagttaaacttttgaaattggGCGTTGCCCTCAGGCAACAGCAAATTCGAAAAGAAAAGGCTTTAACAATATATTACACAACAGCAACAAAGCTAATGCATGAGAAAATGCAACCTTCAAACCAGcaacattttgtaaatacagacacg gagGAAATTCTCTTGCATTAA
- the LOC136075281 gene encoding uncharacterized protein LOC136075281 isoform X2, with the protein MLSKELKMLLAIKIRENKEVLLGKLSPSITMRHRNRIWEDIMSHLNSLGAKIEDINQLRNREWDYLRRATMQKFAKSLKTGAAGRQLTELDNVVLDILDRKSINVSGINVPDFNISFCMTDDALSSTPNQLSTPTATLSSSSKEVNFTLKQSSDTASFISSMSDNTTLVGDSRQILLDSIQNKPSMGALKNLKRKQARESLLVDGSFKKLKVSVLGLEKERLEKEQELRVKLLKLGVALRQQQIRKEKALTIYYTTATKLMHEKMQPSNQQHFVNTDTEEILLH; encoded by the exons atgctgtctaaagaacttaaaatgTTACTAGCAATAAAGATCAGAGAAAACAAAGAGGTTCTTCTTGGGAAGCTTA GTCCATCTATTACTATGAGGCATAGAAATAGAATTTGGGAAGACATAATGTcacatttaaatagtttagggGCAAAAATTGAAGATATCAACCAGCTGCGTAATAGAGAGTGGGATTATTTGCGAAGAGCTACAATgcaaaaatttgctaaaagtCTAAAAACAG gtgCTGCAGGGAGACAACTAACAGAATTAGATAATGTTGTCTTAGACATTCTTGACAGGAAGTCAATAAATGTATCTGGAATCAATGTTCCTGATTTTAATATCTCTTTTTGTATGACAGATGATGCATTGTCATCCACTCCCAACCAACTTTCTACTCCCACTGCCACCCTTTCTTCATCAAGTAAAGAAGTAAACTTTACTTTGAAACAATCTTCTGATACAGCTTCTTTTATTTCATCTATGTCTg ACAATACCACTCTTGTTGGTGATAGTCGTCAGATACTTCTAG attcaATTCAAAATAAACCATCAATGGgggcattaaaaaatttaaaaagaaaacaagctAGAGAAAGTCTCTTGGTAGatggaagttttaaaaaattgaaagtaagTGTTTTAGGGTTAGAAAAAGAAAGATTAGAAAAAGAACAAGAGTTAAGagttaaacttttgaaattggGCGTTGCCCTCAGGCAACAGCAAATTCGAAAAGAAAAGGCTTTAACAATATATTACACAACAGCAACAAAGCTAATGCATGAGAAAATGCAACCTTCAAACCAGcaacattttgtaaatacagacacg gagGAAATTCTCTTGCATTAA